A stretch of Lathyrus oleraceus cultivar Zhongwan6 chromosome 6, CAAS_Psat_ZW6_1.0, whole genome shotgun sequence DNA encodes these proteins:
- the LOC127091488 gene encoding vacuolar protein-sorting-associated protein 33 homolog yields MAQIPNLDNAPVNLTSIREHSQKELINILKNVRGKKCLVIDPKLGDSLSLIIQSSILKEQGVELRHLSADPIQSDCTKIVFLVRSQPDLMRFICSNVHDDVSKGLQREYHVYFVPRRTVVCEKVLEDEKLHHLFTIGEYPLYLLPMDEDVLSFELDLSFKECLVDGDASSLWHIAKAIHKLEFSFGVIPNVRAKGKASVRIADILNRMQAEEPVNSSDMVMPEINTVILLDREVDMVTPLCSQLTYEGLLDEFLHINNGSVEIDGSILGLPQDGKKTKVPLNSSDKLFKEIRDLNFEVVVQILRQKATSMKQDYTDMTTTTQSVSELKDFVKKLNSLPEMTRHINLAQHLSTFTSKPTFLGQLDMEHTIIEAQSYDICFEYIEELIHKQEPLITVLRLLVLFSITNSGLPKKHFDYFRRELLHSYGFEHLATLNNLEKAGLFKKQESRSNWLTIKRTLELVVEDTDTANPNDIAYVFSGYAPLSIRLVQHAIRSGWRPVEEILKLLPGPHLETRRGGFSNSPSFDTLSGIPTSMAKVPDGRRALVLVVFVGGVTFAEISALRFLSAQESMAYDLVIASTKIVNGQTLLETFMEKLG; encoded by the exons ATGGCTCAGATTCCCAACCTAGATAATGCTCCCGTCAATCTCACATCCATCAG AGAACACTCTCAAAAGGAGCTCATCAACATCCTCAAGAAT GTTAGAGGAAAGAAGTGTTTGGTCATTGATCCCAAGCTTGGAGACTCTCTTTCCCTTATCATACAGTCATCAATTCTCAAG GAGCAAGGGGTTGAGTTGCGGCATCTTTCGGCTGACCCAATTCAAAGTGACTGTACCAAAATTGTTTTCCTTGTGCGCTCTCAGCCTGATTTGATGAGATTCATATGCTCTAACGTTCACGATGATGTATCTAAAGGGCTACAGAGAGAATATCATGTTTATTTTGTCCCCCGTCGTACTGTTGTTTGTGAGAAA GTCCTTGAGGATGAGAAATTACATCATTTGTTTACAATAGGGGAATATCCATTGTATTTGTTGCCAATGGATGAGGACGTCCTATCGTTTGAACTTGATCTTTCTTTTAAA GAATGCCTGGTTGACGGTGATGCAAGCTCACTTTGGCATATTGCAAAGGCCATTCACAAACTTGAG TTTTCTTTTGGAGTGATACCAAATGTGCGGGCAAAAGGAAAAGCATCCGTGCGTATTGCGGACATCCTAAATCGAATGCAAGCTGAAGAGCCGGTTAActcatctgat ATGGTTATGCCAGAGATAAACACAGTAATCCTCTTAGATAGAGAG GTGGACATGGTTACTCCTTTGTGTTCCCAACTAACGTATGAGGGGCTACTTGACGAG TTTCTTCACATCAACAATGGTTCTGTTGAGATTGATGGATCTATTTTGGGTCTTCCACAAGATGGAAAAAAAACTAAAGTCCCACTTAATTCAAG TGACAAGCTATTTAAGGAGATAAGGGATCTCAACTTTGAAGTTGTAGTCCAG ATTTTGCGTCAAAAAGCAACATCCATGAAGCAAGACTACACAGATATGACAACAACA ACGCAGTCAGTTTCTGAGCTGAAGGACTTTGTGAAAAAGCTGAACTCATTGCCAGAGATGACT AGGCACATAAATCTTGCTCAGCATCTATCAACGTTCACGTCAAAGCCAACTTTTCTCGGGCAGCTTGATATGGAACATACAATTATTGAGGCCCAAAGTTATGACAT ATGCTTTGAGTATATTGAAGAATTGATCCATAAGCAGGAGCCTTTAATAACAGTTCTACGCCTTCTGGTCTTATTTTCTATCACTAATTCTGGGTTGCCAAAGAAGCACTTTGACTATTTCAG GAGAGAGCTACTGCATAGCTATGGATTTGAGCATTTAGCGACACTAAATAACTTAGAGAAAGCCGGACTCTTTAAAAAGCAG GAGTCAAGAAGTAATTGGCTTACTATAAAACGTACTCTGGAGCTTGTGGTTGAAGATACTGATACAGCCAA CCCCAATGATATTGCTTATGTCTTCTCCGGATATGCACCACTTAGCATTCGTCTTGTCCAGCATGCCATTCGATCTGGATG GCGTCCTGTTGAAGAAATTTTGAAACTGCTGCCTGGACCTCATTTGGAAACTAGAAGG GGAGGATTCTCAAACAGTCCATCATTTGACACTTTATCTGGGATCCCAACCAGCATGGCAAA AGTACCTGATGGAAGGCGTGCCCTGGTCCTTGTTGTCTTTGTTGGGGGTGTTACATTTGCGGAGATTTCTGCACTTCGATTTCTCAGTGCTCAG GAAAGCATGGCATATGATTTGGTTATTGCATCAACAAAAATAGTCAATGGCCAAACCCTGCTTGAAACATTCATGGAAAAACTAGGTTGA